Proteins co-encoded in one Nitratireductor kimnyeongensis genomic window:
- a CDS encoding glycosyltransferase, giving the protein MSKHAYVTLVTNEDYAMGALALVRSLRLTETNADLVVLHTGGAPEKALQPLAALGARLVPAELLPTSDAFNERHQRARLHANAPFTKGNKPSFHTPLDNFAKLRLWQLTEYERVVFIDADAVVVRNIDRLFGYPEFSAAPNVYESLADFHRLNSGVFVAEPSEATFASMLKRLDAPDAFWRRTDQTFLQAYFPQWHGLPVFFNMLQYVWFNLPELWDWNSVSVVHYQYEKPWERDHPKAAELGPLIDLWHAFHSGNNIPDIEILANPAS; this is encoded by the coding sequence ATGTCGAAACATGCCTATGTGACGCTCGTCACCAATGAAGACTATGCGATGGGCGCGCTCGCTCTGGTGCGCTCGTTGCGGTTGACCGAAACGAACGCCGATCTCGTCGTCTTGCATACTGGTGGAGCGCCTGAAAAAGCGCTGCAGCCACTCGCTGCGCTCGGCGCGCGGCTTGTGCCGGCGGAGCTTCTGCCCACCTCAGATGCCTTCAACGAGCGGCATCAGCGGGCCCGGCTTCACGCCAACGCGCCCTTCACCAAGGGCAACAAGCCAAGTTTTCATACCCCGCTCGACAATTTTGCCAAGCTCAGACTGTGGCAGTTGACCGAGTATGAACGGGTCGTGTTCATCGACGCCGACGCAGTGGTGGTACGCAATATCGACCGGTTGTTCGGTTATCCGGAATTCTCCGCCGCCCCCAATGTCTATGAGAGCCTTGCCGATTTTCACCGGCTGAATTCAGGTGTGTTTGTAGCAGAACCCTCGGAAGCGACGTTCGCTTCCATGCTCAAGCGGCTTGACGCTCCCGATGCGTTCTGGCGGCGGACGGATCAGACATTTCTGCAAGCTTATTTTCCGCAGTGGCATGGCCTGCCGGTGTTTTTCAACATGCTGCAGTATGTCTGGTTCAACCTTCCGGAACTCTGGGACTGGAACTCTGTTTCCGTGGTTCACTATCAGTACGAAAAGCCGTGGGAGCGGGATCATCCGAAAGCCGCGGAACTGGGTCCTTTGATCGATCTTTGGCACGCCTTCCATTCGGGGAACAATATCCCTGACATTGAGATTCTGGCGAACCCCGCATCATGA